Proteins from a genomic interval of Gammaproteobacteria bacterium:
- a CDS encoding hypothetical protein (Evidence 5 : Unknown function) — translation MLGVKLINLDWSFAVTDFTSVHPRLISPENSRFTAVLGHRLACAKSSLGGLYRSTRITSGPTARSNFTLTTARRVLRDLPGLLNTTPTLAMTSDYREFNGETTEHTAVAPSAPFLYATGLRGRPPSLESFKVLSIQGPCLPTWQVISSNGINLCIG, via the coding sequence ATGCTGGGAGTGAAACTTATCAATCTTGATTGGAGTTTCGCCGTGACTGATTTTACCTCGGTCCATCCTCGGCTCATCAGTCCAGAGAATTCGCGATTCACAGCGGTCCTCGGTCATCGACTAGCTTGTGCTAAATCGAGCCTCGGTGGCTTGTACCGCTCCACGCGCATAACGTCCGGGCCTACCGCCCGTAGCAACTTTACGTTGACAACCGCCCGGCGGGTTTTACGTGATCTTCCGGGTCTTCTTAACACAACCCCTACCCTAGCCATGACCTCAGACTATCGCGAATTCAACGGCGAAACCACCGAGCACACTGCCGTGGCTCCCTCTGCTCCGTTTCTCTACGCAACCGGGCTGCGGGGTCGTCCTCCATCCTTGGAGTCCTTCAAGGTACTCTCGATTCAAGGGCCATGTCTGCCGACATGGCAAGTCATATCAAGCAACGGTATTAATCTGTGCATTGGTTAG
- the lnt gene encoding Apolipoprotein N-acyltransferase, with the protein MPIIIAFPKFSAILAGIFFPFAFAPFGVFSLGFLAPLVLYCLWEHSSPRRAFFHGYLFGVACFGVGVSWIFISIHEMGQVSVGLAGFITTLFIAFLALFPALQGYLTAQFFSGNSPTHAVLTFPALWVACEILRGWIFTGFPWFYLGYSQMDTPLRGFAPLVGVLGVSFATAATGGLLFALTRAKTWSMRLSWIFLLILLWEGGDALDNIEWTRKNGDPLRVSLLQAAIPQRVRWLPEERLTSIYRYINLTQKNWGAQLIIWPENALTFFYHDAIEFLTEFTKDAQANNAELLIGLPVMDQDALRVGDQSIYYNALVGLPGEKFYFKQHLVPFTEFLPIKNLFSPIVRFFHVPMSNFSHGPANQKPLLLAGHKIGLSICYEAAFPEEIAASLPEAELLVNVSNDGWFGNSLAPYQNLQMAQMRALETGRWLLRDTNTGISAIIGPDGRLRTRTALFQDAVLTAEVQPMMGSTPYVRMGDAPVWVLIVLGLAAGRALTLSRINSWDSRKNQNAGSETYQS; encoded by the coding sequence ATGCCAATAATAATTGCCTTTCCAAAATTTTCCGCGATCCTGGCTGGAATTTTTTTTCCTTTCGCTTTTGCTCCGTTCGGAGTATTTTCTTTAGGATTTCTCGCACCATTAGTGCTCTATTGTTTATGGGAGCATAGTTCTCCACGGCGGGCTTTTTTCCATGGTTATCTATTTGGCGTGGCCTGTTTTGGCGTGGGCGTGAGTTGGATTTTCATCAGTATCCATGAAATGGGTCAAGTCTCGGTAGGATTGGCGGGATTTATCACTACGTTATTTATTGCTTTCCTTGCGTTATTTCCTGCTTTGCAAGGTTATCTGACGGCGCAATTTTTTTCTGGAAATAGTCCAACCCATGCTGTGCTTACTTTTCCCGCATTATGGGTTGCTTGCGAAATACTACGCGGATGGATTTTTACTGGATTTCCCTGGTTCTATCTTGGCTACAGCCAAATGGATACGCCGCTACGTGGATTCGCGCCGCTGGTAGGTGTTTTGGGAGTGTCTTTTGCCACCGCAGCGACCGGAGGATTATTATTCGCCTTGACACGAGCGAAAACTTGGTCAATGCGGCTGAGTTGGATTTTTCTCCTGATTCTCCTTTGGGAAGGAGGAGATGCACTGGATAATATTGAATGGACACGAAAAAATGGTGATCCGTTGCGAGTAAGTCTGCTGCAAGCAGCAATTCCACAGCGGGTTCGCTGGTTGCCAGAGGAACGTCTGACCAGTATTTATCGTTATATCAATCTGACTCAAAAAAATTGGGGCGCGCAGCTCATTATTTGGCCTGAAAATGCTTTGACTTTTTTTTACCATGACGCTATTGAATTTCTCACTGAATTTACCAAGGATGCCCAAGCGAACAACGCCGAGCTGCTGATTGGACTTCCGGTCATGGATCAAGATGCGCTGCGCGTGGGTGATCAATCGATTTATTATAATGCGCTGGTTGGCTTACCTGGCGAAAAATTTTATTTTAAGCAGCATTTGGTTCCTTTTACTGAATTTTTACCCATAAAAAATTTATTCAGTCCTATCGTGCGTTTTTTTCACGTCCCAATGTCCAATTTTAGTCATGGTCCGGCTAATCAAAAACCTTTATTGTTAGCTGGACATAAAATTGGTCTTTCCATTTGTTACGAGGCTGCTTTTCCCGAAGAAATTGCAGCATCATTACCCGAGGCCGAGCTTCTTGTTAACGTCAGTAATGATGGCTGGTTTGGCAATTCGCTCGCGCCTTACCAGAATCTTCAGATGGCTCAAATGCGCGCTCTGGAGACCGGACGTTGGCTGCTCCGTGACACTAATACCGGTATCTCGGCGATTATTGGCCCGGATGGTCGTCTTCGCACGCGCACTGCTTTATTCCAGGACGCAGTTTTAACCGCTGAGGTTCAACCCATGATGGGTTCAACTCCTTACGTGCGCATGGGCGATGCTCCCGTGTGGGTGTTGATCGTTCTTGGTTTGGCCGCAGGAAGAGCATTGACACTTTCACGAATAAATTCGTGGGATTCTCGCAAAAACCAGAATGCTGGGAGTGAAACTTATCAATCTTGA
- the metG gene encoding methionine--tRNA ligase, with translation MLPLVRDILVTSALPYANGPIHLGHMVEYIQTDLWARFQKMRGHRCFYVCADDAHGTPIMLRAQQEGITPEELVEKIGKEHRADFADFGIGFDNYYTTHSQENRYYAQLIYSRLNNLGLIATRTIRQAYDSIRNMFLPDRFIRGECPRCAASDQYGDACEACGATYSYTDLKNPVSVLSGTTPVEKESQHHFFRLPALTGWLRAWAEGEDHIQPEILNKLNEWFSAGLQEWDITRDAPYFGFEIPGTLGKYFYVWLDAPIGYMASFQNFCDRTTGLFFEEFWGTGSSTELYHFIGKDIAYFHTLFWPAQLHAAGFRTPTAVYCHGFLTINGQKMSKSRGTFIKARTYLEYLNPEYLRYYFAAKLNSGIDDLDFNLGDFIHRVNADLVGKVVNIASRCTGFITKRHDGRLAATLPNADMYAETVAAGDLIAEYYENRAMGAAMREVMLLADRANQYIDDKKPWVLAKETGRDTELQAICTQGLNLFRVIMIYLKPVLPRTAARAEEFLKDDPWNWESRRTPLLDHVIAPFEPLLVRVDPKQVQAMLEASKETLIAHSDPKVATPHTSFSPLEPIDPMISYEHFAALDLRVARILTAEEVAGSNKLLRLSLDIGSETRTVFAGIKATYHAKDLINRLTVMVVNLAPRTLRFGVSEGMVLAAGAGGKEIFLLSPDQGAQPGMRIK, from the coding sequence ATGTTGCCACTCGTGCGCGATATTTTAGTGACTAGTGCCCTACCCTATGCCAATGGGCCTATTCATTTAGGTCATATGGTGGAATATATCCAGACAGACCTTTGGGCACGTTTTCAAAAGATGCGTGGCCATCGCTGCTTTTACGTCTGCGCCGATGACGCCCATGGTACCCCAATTATGCTGCGTGCCCAACAGGAAGGAATTACGCCGGAAGAATTAGTCGAAAAAATTGGCAAGGAACATCGGGCGGATTTCGCTGATTTTGGAATTGGTTTTGATAATTACTATACTACCCATTCTCAGGAGAATCGTTATTACGCGCAACTTATTTATAGCCGCTTAAATAACCTCGGACTGATTGCAACTCGTACTATTCGCCAGGCTTACGATTCTATTCGGAATATGTTTCTGCCCGACCGTTTTATCAGGGGGGAATGCCCGCGTTGCGCCGCTTCCGATCAATATGGCGATGCCTGCGAAGCGTGTGGTGCTACTTATTCATACACTGATCTTAAAAATCCAGTATCAGTGCTTTCTGGCACGACTCCCGTGGAAAAAGAATCACAGCACCATTTCTTCCGCTTACCCGCGCTGACTGGATGGCTGCGCGCTTGGGCCGAGGGCGAAGACCATATCCAACCAGAAATTTTAAATAAACTTAATGAATGGTTCTCTGCTGGTTTGCAGGAATGGGATATTACGCGCGACGCACCTTATTTTGGCTTTGAGATTCCCGGTACTCTGGGAAAATACTTTTATGTTTGGTTGGATGCCCCCATTGGCTACATGGCAAGTTTCCAAAATTTTTGTGATCGAACGACAGGTCTTTTTTTTGAGGAATTTTGGGGGACGGGAAGTTCCACTGAGTTGTATCATTTTATTGGTAAGGATATCGCCTATTTCCACACCTTGTTCTGGCCAGCTCAGTTACACGCTGCGGGATTTCGCACCCCAACAGCAGTCTATTGTCATGGATTTTTGACGATTAATGGCCAAAAAATGTCCAAATCCCGAGGGACATTCATCAAGGCACGTACTTATTTAGAATATCTTAACCCAGAATATCTACGTTACTATTTCGCGGCAAAACTCAATTCAGGTATTGACGATCTTGATTTTAACCTCGGTGATTTTATCCACCGTGTCAATGCAGATCTCGTGGGTAAAGTAGTGAATATCGCCAGCCGCTGCACTGGTTTTATTACGAAACGCCATGATGGAAGATTGGCAGCAACGTTACCTAATGCAGATATGTACGCCGAGACGGTAGCAGCGGGAGATCTCATCGCCGAATATTATGAAAATCGCGCCATGGGTGCGGCCATGCGTGAGGTAATGTTGCTTGCGGATCGTGCTAATCAATACATTGATGACAAAAAACCTTGGGTGCTTGCAAAAGAAACTGGGCGCGATACAGAGCTGCAAGCGATTTGTACCCAAGGCTTGAATTTATTCCGGGTAATCATGATCTATTTAAAACCGGTATTACCGCGTACTGCGGCGCGCGCTGAAGAATTTCTTAAAGATGATCCGTGGAATTGGGAAAGCCGACGCACTCCATTGCTTGATCACGTTATCGCACCTTTTGAACCCCTGCTTGTCAGGGTTGATCCCAAGCAAGTGCAGGCCATGCTAGAAGCGTCAAAGGAAACTTTAATCGCTCACTCCGATCCAAAAGTAGCTACGCCACACACATCATTTAGCCCGTTGGAACCCATTGATCCGATGATTAGTTATGAACATTTTGCCGCATTGGATTTGCGCGTCGCACGAATTCTTACCGCCGAGGAAGTCGCGGGATCCAATAAATTATTGCGCCTGTCTCTTGATATTGGTAGCGAAACGCGCACTGTTTTCGCCGGAATCAAAGCTACTTATCATGCGAAAGATTTAATCAATCGACTTACGGTAATGGTAGTTAATCTCGCACCACGGACCTTGCGTTTTGGTGTGTCCGAAGGCATGGTCCTAGCGGCTGGCGCTGGAGGAAAGGAAATTTTTTTACTTTCTCCCGATCAAGGTGCCCAACCAGGAATGCGTATCAAGTAA
- a CDS encoding Bacteriohemerythrin, with protein MTVMEVFKWNACFITGLPYVDEQHHHLVDLINRFGRLITSQAVASDELNSVFIELADYAKYHFSEEEEMMATLNLDVRHREQHVASHNHFIWDITRLHNEISADNHEATHSLMNFLSHWLAYHILGIDQYMAKQVVAIKSGQLPEQAYTIATLIQDPAMDTLLTALNGLFQQVSERNHALELMNQTLEERVTERTLALREANQRLENLANTDTLTGLPNRRHALRSLSFEWEAATHAATPLACMMVDADGFKSINDTHGHDSGDVVLRVLSAQLRHAVRTDDMVYRLGGDEFLIICARTPLDGAMKLAETLRRTVATLRIPAGDGQWLGSISVGVAVRQPNMQRLEDLLKAADDGVYVAKRNGRNCVATIQG; from the coding sequence ATGACTGTGATGGAAGTTTTTAAATGGAATGCCTGCTTTATTACCGGGCTTCCCTATGTCGATGAGCAACATCATCATCTCGTCGATTTAATCAATCGTTTTGGCAGATTGATCACTAGCCAGGCAGTAGCGTCCGACGAGCTAAACTCAGTATTCATCGAATTGGCGGATTACGCTAAATATCATTTTTCCGAAGAGGAAGAAATGATGGCAACGCTGAATCTTGATGTACGCCACCGCGAACAGCATGTTGCGAGCCATAATCATTTTATTTGGGACATAACGCGACTCCATAATGAAATAAGTGCTGATAATCATGAGGCAACACATTCATTGATGAATTTTCTCAGTCACTGGCTGGCATACCATATCCTCGGGATAGATCAATATATGGCGAAACAGGTGGTTGCAATTAAGTCAGGGCAACTTCCCGAGCAAGCCTACACTATAGCGACATTAATCCAAGATCCTGCAATGGATACCTTGCTTACCGCGTTAAATGGGTTGTTTCAACAGGTATCCGAGCGCAATCACGCATTGGAATTAATGAATCAGACACTTGAGGAGCGGGTGACCGAGCGCACGCTTGCCTTGCGTGAGGCAAATCAGCGTCTTGAAAATCTTGCGAATACTGATACCTTGACTGGCTTACCCAATCGCCGTCACGCCCTGCGCAGTTTGAGTTTTGAATGGGAAGCTGCCACGCACGCCGCCACGCCTTTGGCCTGCATGATGGTCGATGCGGATGGTTTCAAGTCGATTAACGACACCCATGGTCATGACTCAGGTGATGTGGTGCTGCGCGTCCTCTCTGCACAATTACGCCATGCGGTGCGTACCGACGACATGGTCTACCGCCTTGGCGGCGACGAATTTTTGATCATTTGCGCCCGAACTCCGCTGGATGGGGCGATGAAACTCGCCGAAACACTGAGACGCACGGTGGCCACGCTCCGTATTCCGGCGGGTGATGGACAATGGCTAGGAAGCATCAGCGTTGGGGTCGCAGTACGCCAGCCCAACATGCAACGGCTCGAAGACCTGCTCAAAGCAGCGGATGATGGAGTATATGTCGCAAAACGTAACGGTCGTAATTGTGTCGCCACCATTCAAGGATAA
- the yhgF gene encoding putative RNA-binding protein YhgF (Evidence 3 : Putative function from multiple computational evidences), whose protein sequence is MTQSIEQRIAEELSVQLRQVVATIHLLDEGSTVPFIARYRKEATGGLDDTALRILEERLSYLRELDERRAVIRTSITDQGKLTAELAAAIDSADTKTRLEDLYLPYKPKRRTKAKIAREAGLAPLAEALLGDPGQDPERTAAAYVDPTKGIADVAAALEGARHILVETFAEDAELLGGLREYLWENACLASKVVAGKEQEGAKFSDYFDTRESLKTLPSHRILAQLRGRNEGILTLNVVPANLKGEDFTPSCEAMIHERFALRDAGRPADRWLLESAHLAWRTKIYSHLALELTNRLRERAEEEAIRVFASNLHDLLLAAPAGAHAILGLDPGLRTGVKVAVVDTTGKIVATGTIYPHAPRNDWEGSLQTLATLCQKFRVELISIGNGTASRETDHLVLELMRNHPELTLKKVVVSEAGASVYSASEFAAQELPDLDVSLRGAVSIARRLQDPLAELVKIDPKSIGVGQYQHDVSQTRLAKMLDAVVEDCVNAVGVDVNTASVPLLTRVAGLSPTIARNIVELRDGRGPFQHRQQLREVPRLGPKAFEQSAGFLRIANGANPLDTSAVHPEAYPVVERIVTRTGKPVQTLIGDAKFLRTLNPADYIDEFFGIPTVTDILKELEKPGRDPRPEFRTATFMVGINELKDLVPGMMLEGVVTNVTNFGAFIDIGVHQDGLVHVSAMSDKFIKDPHEMVKAGDLVKVKVLEVDNVRKRIALSMRPDDPVRSETRNTAPERPPGSPRGGRERPRANERKTRGSEDTTTPLGQSTLAEAFARARVQQRGR, encoded by the coding sequence ATGACCCAAAGTATCGAACAGCGTATCGCGGAAGAACTCAGTGTCCAGCTACGGCAAGTCGTGGCAACAATCCATCTCCTGGACGAGGGATCCACGGTTCCCTTTATCGCCCGTTATCGTAAGGAGGCGACCGGAGGATTAGATGATACGGCGCTACGTATCCTGGAGGAACGACTGAGTTATCTACGGGAACTGGATGAACGGCGCGCGGTGATTCGTACATCCATCACCGATCAAGGCAAACTCACCGCAGAGCTGGCCGCCGCTATCGATTCCGCTGATACCAAGACGCGCCTGGAAGACCTTTATCTTCCCTATAAGCCTAAGCGTCGCACTAAGGCCAAGATTGCCCGCGAAGCAGGTCTCGCTCCCCTGGCTGAGGCTCTGCTTGGCGATCCGGGGCAAGATCCCGAACGCACGGCGGCTGCTTATGTCGATCCCACAAAAGGCATTGCCGATGTTGCAGCTGCCCTGGAGGGTGCGCGTCATATTCTTGTCGAAACTTTCGCCGAGGATGCCGAATTGCTCGGCGGGCTACGCGAATATTTGTGGGAAAACGCCTGCCTGGCGTCAAAAGTGGTGGCGGGCAAGGAGCAGGAGGGGGCTAAATTCTCGGATTATTTCGATACACGAGAATCATTGAAAACTCTCCCTTCCCACCGGATATTGGCCCAGCTTCGTGGTCGCAACGAAGGGATTTTGACCTTGAACGTGGTTCCTGCCAATCTCAAGGGCGAGGATTTCACTCCGAGCTGTGAGGCCATGATTCACGAGCGTTTTGCTCTCCGCGACGCAGGCCGTCCTGCCGACCGTTGGCTGCTGGAGAGTGCTCATCTCGCATGGCGCACCAAGATTTATTCCCATCTAGCCCTGGAATTGACCAATCGCCTCCGGGAACGTGCCGAGGAGGAGGCGATTCGAGTTTTTGCCAGCAACCTCCATGATCTGCTCCTCGCGGCTCCAGCGGGTGCTCATGCTATCCTCGGCCTGGATCCAGGGCTGCGCACCGGCGTCAAAGTTGCGGTGGTCGATACCACAGGAAAAATCGTTGCCACTGGAACAATTTATCCCCATGCGCCACGTAATGATTGGGAAGGCAGCCTTCAAACCCTGGCCACATTGTGCCAAAAATTTCGGGTGGAACTCATCAGTATCGGTAATGGCACCGCCTCGCGTGAAACTGATCATTTGGTACTGGAATTAATGCGGAACCACCCAGAATTAACGCTCAAAAAGGTAGTAGTCTCCGAGGCGGGTGCCTCAGTTTATTCTGCTTCAGAATTCGCCGCACAGGAACTCCCCGACCTTGATGTTTCATTGCGTGGTGCGGTATCCATCGCTCGCCGCCTTCAGGATCCCTTGGCAGAACTCGTCAAAATCGACCCTAAATCCATCGGCGTTGGTCAGTATCAGCACGATGTCTCCCAAACTCGCCTCGCCAAGATGCTGGATGCTGTGGTGGAAGATTGCGTAAACGCGGTGGGGGTAGACGTGAATACCGCCTCGGTGCCCCTGCTTACCCGGGTTGCCGGACTTTCTCCGACCATTGCGCGTAATATCGTCGAGCTGCGCGATGGTCGTGGTCCTTTCCAGCATCGTCAACAATTGCGTGAGGTGCCACGTCTCGGACCCAAGGCTTTCGAGCAATCAGCGGGTTTTTTGCGTATTGCTAATGGTGCTAATCCGCTTGATACCTCTGCTGTCCATCCCGAAGCCTATCCGGTGGTCGAACGGATTGTGACCCGAACCGGTAAACCAGTACAGACGCTCATCGGCGACGCTAAATTCCTGCGGACCCTCAATCCAGCAGATTATATCGACGAATTCTTTGGTATCCCCACCGTAACTGACATTCTCAAAGAACTGGAAAAGCCCGGTCGTGACCCTCGTCCCGAATTTCGGACCGCGACGTTTATGGTGGGAATAAACGAATTGAAGGATCTTGTCCCAGGCATGATGTTGGAGGGTGTAGTCACCAACGTTACCAATTTTGGGGCTTTTATCGACATTGGCGTACATCAGGATGGCCTAGTTCACGTCTCAGCAATGTCAGATAAATTTATTAAGGATCCCCACGAGATGGTTAAGGCTGGTGATTTAGTCAAGGTCAAAGTCCTGGAAGTGGATAATGTGCGCAAGCGCATCGCTTTGAGTATGCGCCCCGATGATCCAGTTCGATCCGAGACAAGAAACACGGCCCCAGAGCGGCCTCCTGGTTCTCCACGAGGTGGACGCGAGCGTCCACGGGCAAATGAGCGAAAAACTAGAGGGTCGGAAGACACAACAACCCCACTGGGTCAAAGCACCTTGGCCGAGGCTTTTGCGCGCGCCCGCGTTCAGCAACGCGGTCGTTAG
- a CDS encoding conserved hypothetical protein (Evidence 4 : Unknown function but conserved in other organisms): MDIRRALIVDDSKLVCFKLSKMLEEKGISSQAVNSGEDALTYLGTNPPPDVVFVDIMMPGMDGYQTVEAIRAQPALAQLPIIMCSSNDTDEDRAKAKQRGANGFLPKPPAPDHLFQTLAGLSTPAIPAPVVPVPVPAPAPVPTPAAHTQPPTPPGVDNNNIPTEVVGRLTREAVKAAEQAVNTRMEDLTHRLALEAEETARRITTTLATETARTVAQRTATEVVGQLAEKNIRQVATQAAGEVARTVVTELVPNLVLERMRALAATTMPAIAEQAIQEAVKRLIPEILQQIAAPATENTLRAAQPKILAESAQLRENLRAELTRELPEKLANAATFFIESDSFRASVTQTVRGIAETVAEKVARPAAEAMTRAMLDQSRVRTASETSPGEQIAREAQRQIEALKSKISRATLALGGGLAVVVLYLVARLFI, from the coding sequence ATGGATATTCGCCGGGCATTAATCGTAGACGATTCCAAGCTGGTGTGTTTTAAACTTAGCAAGATGCTTGAAGAAAAAGGGATTTCTTCCCAGGCGGTCAATTCCGGGGAAGATGCGTTGACTTACTTGGGCACTAATCCTCCCCCCGACGTGGTCTTCGTGGACATCATGATGCCGGGCATGGACGGCTACCAAACCGTTGAAGCGATTCGCGCCCAGCCTGCTTTAGCGCAACTCCCGATCATTATGTGTTCTTCCAATGATACCGACGAGGACCGCGCTAAGGCAAAGCAACGAGGAGCTAATGGTTTTTTGCCCAAGCCTCCGGCACCTGATCATCTGTTTCAAACGCTTGCCGGTCTATCCACCCCTGCCATCCCTGCTCCCGTGGTTCCTGTACCAGTACCAGCGCCAGCACCAGTACCGACACCAGCGGCACACACGCAGCCACCCACGCCTCCTGGCGTGGATAACAACAACATCCCAACGGAAGTCGTTGGTCGTTTGACACGGGAAGCGGTGAAGGCCGCCGAGCAGGCAGTGAACACTCGAATGGAAGATTTGACCCATCGCCTGGCCCTGGAAGCCGAGGAAACTGCACGGCGAATCACTACCACGTTGGCTACCGAGACCGCTCGTACCGTCGCTCAACGCACCGCGACCGAAGTCGTCGGACAGCTCGCTGAAAAAAATATTCGGCAAGTGGCCACGCAGGCCGCCGGAGAGGTTGCCCGAACTGTGGTAACTGAACTGGTACCGAACTTGGTACTGGAGCGGATGCGTGCATTAGCCGCCACCACTATGCCCGCCATCGCTGAACAAGCAATCCAGGAAGCAGTCAAACGCTTGATCCCGGAAATCCTGCAACAAATCGCCGCTCCTGCGACGGAAAATACCTTGCGTGCCGCTCAACCAAAGATTCTAGCCGAGTCTGCTCAATTGCGTGAAAACCTACGCGCCGAGTTGACGCGCGAGCTGCCGGAAAAGCTGGCCAACGCAGCAACCTTTTTTATTGAAAGCGATAGCTTCCGCGCGTCCGTGACCCAAACCGTGCGGGGTATCGCGGAGACTGTTGCTGAAAAAGTGGCGCGTCCGGCGGCAGAGGCCATGACCCGCGCCATGCTTGACCAATCTCGCGTCAGGACCGCCTCCGAGACATCACCGGGAGAACAGATTGCCCGCGAGGCACAGCGTCAAATCGAAGCATTGAAATCAAAAATAAGCCGCGCCACTTTGGCACTGGGAGGAGGGTTGGCGGTCGTAGTGCTGTATTTGGTGGCCAGATTATTTATATAA
- a CDS encoding Flagellar motor protein has protein sequence MNDNLLAPEESGDYLVSLADLMAGLLFVFIITLMVFVMTFQGATTELTNTARLRTGMLQRITSELSKRGVRVMLVEDYGVLRLTENEILFPSGAVEPREEDLPHLAVLGEVLETVLSCYAKRGGNIPPPANCQSDTLFGRLEAVFLEGHTDNMPVRGGRLEDNWLLSAQRALYTYRALLRARPGLSGLVNHRGQPLFSVSGYGDGRPIVAHAAPTPEVRNRRIDLRFIMVAPQQN, from the coding sequence ATGAATGACAACCTCCTTGCCCCCGAGGAGTCTGGTGATTACCTGGTCTCATTGGCGGATCTCATGGCCGGGCTTCTATTTGTGTTCATTATCACCCTCATGGTTTTCGTGATGACTTTTCAGGGAGCAACCACCGAATTAACCAATACCGCACGCTTGCGCACGGGGATGTTGCAACGGATTACCTCGGAACTATCCAAACGGGGCGTGCGGGTCATGCTGGTTGAGGACTATGGCGTGTTACGCCTGACCGAAAATGAGATCCTTTTCCCTTCGGGGGCGGTCGAGCCTCGGGAAGAAGACCTTCCCCATTTAGCGGTATTAGGAGAAGTGCTGGAAACCGTGCTTTCCTGCTATGCCAAACGTGGTGGCAATATACCTCCGCCAGCAAATTGTCAATCTGATACTTTGTTTGGACGCCTGGAAGCGGTTTTTCTGGAGGGACATACCGACAACATGCCCGTGCGCGGAGGTCGCCTGGAAGATAATTGGCTGCTTTCAGCCCAGCGCGCCTTATATACCTATCGCGCGCTGTTGCGGGCACGTCCTGGATTAAGTGGATTGGTTAATCATCGTGGCCAGCCATTGTTTTCGGTAAGTGGCTATGGAGATGGCCGCCCGATAGTCGCTCATGCCGCGCCAACGCCAGAAGTGCGCAATCGCAGGATAGACTTGCGGTTCATCATGGTTGCCCCGCAACAAAACTAA